The following DNA comes from Candidatus Methylomirabilis sp..
TTCACGTGGGCGTGTCGAGCGAGGGGACGGCGCTCAGGATGCGCACCTTCCCCCGGGAATCCTCCAGCCGGTAGGGGGTGAGGTCGGGGAGGCGGGCGCCCGCGTTGACGAGGCTGAAATCGGGCGCGGTGTCGCCCGGCCGCAGTTCGCGCCCGATGACGGTCAGGAGTTGGCCGCCCCGGGCGTAGGGGGTCGGGGAGCGTTCCACAACCGTCGCCTAGCCGGCCAGGTGGAAGCAGACGAGCTTCAGCTCGGTCATCTCCTCCACGGCGTAGCGGGGGCCTTCCTTCCCGAACCCGGACTCCTTCAGCCCGCCGTAGGGCATCAGGTCGGCCCGCCACTGGGGGCCCCAGTTGATCATCAGGTTGCCCGACTGGACCTCCCGGGCGAACTTCATGGCCCACTCCAGGTTCTCGGTGAAGATCGCCGCGGAGAGACCGT
Coding sequences within:
- a CDS encoding aldehyde dehydrogenase family protein, whose product is WVKEAVAGGARLVVGGQRRGAIVEPAVVADVKPEMRISCDELFGPAVAVTPCDSIDEAIALANDSIYGLSAAIFTENLEWAMKFAREVQSGNLMINWGPQWRADLMPYGGLKESGFGKEGPRYAVEEMTELKLVCFHLAG